ACACGTCGACGTCGGCGATGGTGCGCATGGTGTCCGCGATGGTGTCCGCGCTGACGAAGCCGGACAGGCCGTCCGAGCAGAGCAGCCACCTGTCGCCGGGGCGGGCCTCACGCACCGACAGGTCCGGGGCGACATCCGGCTCGAAGTCGCCGAGCACCCGCATGACGACCGATCGCTGCGGGTGGTGCTCCGCCTCCTCGGCGGTGATCTTGCCGGTGTTCACCAGGTGCTGCACGAACGTGTGGTCGGTGGTGACCTGCGACAACGCGCCGTCGCGGAGCAGGTAGCCCCGCGAGTCGCCCAGGTGCACCATCGCCAGCTTGTTGCCCGCCCGCAGGATGGCCGTGACGGTGGTGCCCATGCCGGTCAGGTCGGGGTCGGAGTGCGTGCGCGCCACGATCTCGTCGCGGGCCGCCTCGAGCGCGCGCTCCAGCTCGTCGAGCGCGTCGTCGGGCCCATGGGACTCGCCGTCCAGCGGGGCCAGCGCTGCGACCGCCACCGACGAGGCGACGTCCCCGCCCGCGTGGCCGCCCATGCCGTCTGCGACGACGAGCAGGTGCGGGCCCGCATAGGCGGAGTCCTGGTTGTTGGAGCGGACCAGCCCGATGTCGGACCTGGCCGCATAACGCAGCGCGATGGACACGGGGGGCTACCTCTGCAGCTCGAGCACGCTCTGACCCACGCGCACCTGCATACCGGGTGGCACGGGAGTGGGCTGGTCGACGCGCTGGTCACCGAGGAAGGTGCCGTTG
The sequence above is a segment of the Cellulomonas chengniuliangii genome. Coding sequences within it:
- a CDS encoding Stp1/IreP family PP2C-type Ser/Thr phosphatase, translated to MSIALRYAARSDIGLVRSNNQDSAYAGPHLLVVADGMGGHAGGDVASSVAVAALAPLDGESHGPDDALDELERALEAARDEIVARTHSDPDLTGMGTTVTAILRAGNKLAMVHLGDSRGYLLRDGALSQVTTDHTFVQHLVNTGKITAEEAEHHPQRSVVMRVLGDFEPDVAPDLSVREARPGDRWLLCSDGLSGFVSADTIADTMRTIADVDVCADRLVQLALRAGGGDNVTVIVADVVELDDVPDGTGPSTAASVVGSAASTRHRPTAAADGPAARAATLSKQAAAAARGDEDGQPTDPEDEDAPQDDVDPGRRRRRRVITTLLSVLLVGVLGGAGYLGYRWTQTQYYVGVTDDVVTIYRGIPQTIGPITLSTPLESSTMPAQDLPAYVRDRLDQTIPADSLQDARDRVRMLEDDARTASVATG